Part of the Triplophysa rosa linkage group LG21, Trosa_1v2, whole genome shotgun sequence genome is shown below.
TGGGTTTACTGAAATGTCATGGAGTTACGAAATAAACCAAGCGACGTCAGCAAACAAATGATGCTAAACATTTTCACAGATCTGACTTGCATTTTATCAGTCTGTCAGGTATTTCTAACCAAGAGACGTTAGTCCATCACGAATATCAATTACTTATTAAATGGTATTACTAGAGTAACCATTGTTGATATTTGCTTAAGGTTAAAGGTAATCTATCTTCCAAAAACAGGGTTATTATTACACGTATACCATGGTACATTTTTCTAATGTCTGGCAACCATGTGTCCTGACCACATACTCTATGTCCTAATTTAGTATATATAGGTTGcgttttttctatttatttaaccCTTAAACATTTGGTTTGATATCTTGTTATCTAATGCAATTACGTTCTTGCCCCGTTTCTGTCACAGATAACTGGGAGGATGTTGCACCCCCTGAGAGGCAATTGTCCAGCGGGAGTTTTAAAGGACACCGTAAACCGAGACAGAACTTTCTGGATGGAAAGACACCAAAGAGGAATCCTGAGTGTAGTGCAGCAGACAGggtatgtttgtatttgtgtatgGGTCAATGACTCCAATTTTTCCGTGTCCCTATGGTTTAATTTAATAGAATAGGTTCaaattttaaaacacttttttcagATTACTTGCATGCATTCtcttttctgaggtccaagtgTGCAATTTCTGGTTTTAACTTATTTTGAGACATGCTTTGCAAAAATGTCAACGTTGTGAACCGTAAAAACGTGATACCAAATAATTCATCTTGTTTATAAAAAGTGAAACTCTCAATAAAACACCATGACGTTGGGTGCAATCTtacattaaagtcccagtgaaataataaaatgacaattcttatttttccatgaaatattgcagcgttcatagtaaatagcttatcaatgtgggtcgttttctttttaaaattcacgtaccctcataatcttcagttaaaaatgGCACtcccgccctgaaatgactatccatcttaaatgacataaattaggcggcttggccggagcatctgttaactcctccccttcagctgtcagtctgctaccagtttcatttcaaaatcaatgcaacagctgtttttacacatccaatcaattcgcagtgaaaaacgcaagccacgcccactaattgtctcctttgaaattcattttcattcggaaatgtgtcagaatacggaagtaaaaacaatcgcaatGTCTGGCTCACGGGTACTTTAAAGCTATTTAATAGAAAATACAAGTAAATGGAACACAATTGTtctgaattattaaaattaatttcatttgggCTATCGTGTGAGTCATCAAATTCCTGAttattacatatatatacacaatattacatttgtaatatttcCATCAAGGCCATATGTGCTTACATAGACTGTCATGACTGTCAAATTTGattttaaagtggaagttcaaccaaaaatcaactttgcaGATTTCCAGGCAGCGTTCACGAGAGTacttcttcgtcttctgcatgtaaacacagttGCGCTTCCGCGTTGAGTCAGAGCGCTGGCATCCAATAGGGGCAAGCCCCATACTGTACGTCGTTCGGCGCACAAACCTGTCTACTTTTGAAGTGCTCTCTTCCAAGAAGACGACgatgaagtgctctcgtgaacgcgtgccatacactgacaagacagaggagaatatattgattaaagtcggtattttggtttgtttttcgcacataaatcATTCTCTTtgtttcaaaaaaattcaactgagccactatgcgcggatGGACCGATTTAACGATgtttttagtacttttctggaccttgggaAAAATTGACACctaaacatctttttttgtgctccgaagatgccggaagttctctaaacatgtttagcGTCATGTTGGtgagtaaaaaaacacacaaagtttattttggggtgaaattcCCCATTAAATGGAAATGTTAAATGGTGTAACCGGTTTGACTCCTGTTACAAGCCAATTTAGTCAAATATCAGTAGTTCAGGATGCTTATTAAAGGTGTTATATGCActattatatgaaatataaactATTGTGTGAAAACACAATTCATTGATTTTCtgatattttataattaatatctTAACAATCCAGAGCCCAtgcatatatttacatttagtcatttagcagacgcttttatccaaagcgacttgcagatAGTTCAgagagcaataagcgatatgtcatacaggagcaataatacaataggtgctaatacaaagttactagtttcagcaaaagccagaccactacctgttgagagaaagagagagggttagtgtttttgtttgtttgttttttactcatttgtctgtcaagtactcacagaagagatgggttttaagtagttttttgaatgttgtgagagatgtggttgacagGACTGAGTTGGGAAAAATGTTCCACCTGGAAGGATAATGCATAATTGCCTTGACGATCGATACTGATTTTCCAACGGGGGTGTTGTCCGATCTTGAACTGGCCTGtgctttttaagtaaaaaaggCTTTGAGATATTTCTCAATCTGTGGCAGTTACacaatttgacatttttcagGTACCTTCAGTcttaacaaactaaaaatggtgcaaatgttgttttgaatgacatcaaATCAACATAAATACACCGGGAACATTTCAAAATATCCGATGCATGCTTTTAAAACAAGATTTCTCATCTTGCTAAACCTTTTTTAGTCACTGACCCTTATGTGTGTCTGCATTTTAGCTACAGTGGTAATATGGTCGCACGGTTTTTCCTACAGGCGAAAAAAACAACAGATTGGACATTTCCTGCATTTGTTGACTTGAAATATACTATGTATATCCGATAGTTTAATTGTAGTTTTAttgggatttttatttttgctgtataggcaaggcaagtttatttatacgGTATAAACGGTAATTCAAGGTGCTTTacatacaaataattaaaataatcatctaaaataatcacaacaataaaacaaggaatttaaaaacctttcaaattatttaataatgcaaaaaatatataaatattctgttaGTATTTATTGGAATAACAGCAGCTTAGGCAGAATATTTCCTGATGTGATTTGTGTAAGAATGAGAATCATGCAGATTTGGAGTGAAAtgaaagagtaaatgatgacagaatgaaccctttggcccggtttcaaagacgaggtttaagactagtctcagactaaaatgaatgtttgagctgtctaaactgaaaataacttaccctgacaaatcttaaaatatgttagtgccattgttttttcTCAAGATGTACATAAgtaatcttttttttctaaGGAATTTTTATCCTagtttaactaaggcatagtccttgCTTAGACTAAGCCTTGTCTGATAAACCGGGCCTTTAAGTATCAAATAAACGATGTTGAATTCAGCAAACAGACAGCAGTGTTCTCATGGcagtatttctctctctctctctctctaagggCATGAATGAAGCACTTCCTGCTGAGGAGCATCCATGTTACCAGCCTCCACCACACTCAGATTCAGCCACAGCGCCTGTAGAGATGTCTGGGCAGCATACTTCAATCAGTCCTTTAGCGGCCATGGAGCCTCCTGTATTTCCAAATACACCTGTCCAGGTTTGTTGGGTCTTATTTTTAGTGATTTTATAATGTGGGCATTACTCTATAAACAGATTATTTATGAATAATTTAGTAAATTAATAAGGATTCAtctcattaaaaaacaaatgtcatgAATTAAAAGCACCAGTTAAGAATAATTGAAAAGTTACTTAGATCAAAAGTACTGGTCAGTCTGGTTTCTCATCTCAGTTTTCTTCTTCAGAGCAAATCTGTTGTTGGGGAGGATCAGCACAATATATTACTCGAAGTCCTGAACTACTGTAAGGTAAGAACTTCTGTTCTAATTAAAACTGAGAGGCCATTTACACGAGACTGTAAAGCTGAAAACTGTTaatgcgttttggctgttcatttacacgacAACTGCGTTTTGGGGAACTGAAATCGCAAAcatttgaaaacgggtctcaaagtgcaagtttttgaaaacgacgGCATTATCGTTTCCGCATGGCTACTACATGTTAAGCATGTTGGCATGCACGAGTATTCCCTAAACAATAATGGCGGCCTCCATGCTGCTTGGTTGTGCTGCGTGACATACCCattatcatttctccagcaGAAAGTATActtactgcaccactacaaccagcagagacatagtatttatagacacaaactacactgaacaaaattataaacgcaacacttttgtttttgcccccatttttcatgagctgaactcaaagatctaagactttttttatgtgcacaaaaggcctatttctctcaaatatggttcacaaatctgtctaaatctgtgttagtgagcacttctcatTTGcagagataatccatccacctcacaggtgtggcatatcaagatgctgattagacagcatgattattgcacaggtgtttcccttaggctggccacaataaaaggccactctaaaatgtgcagttttactgtattgtgGGGGTCtgaaaccagtcagtatctggtgtgaccaccatttgcctcacgcagtgcaacacatctccttcacatagagttgatcaggttgttgattgtggtcTGTgaaatgttggtccactcctcttcaatggctgggtTAGGGTTATGGCTCACCCACATGATGccatacacgctgtctgccatctgccctgtatagtgaaaaccgggattcatccgtgaagtgaacacctctccaaagtgtcagacgccatcgaatgcgagcatttgcccactcaagtcggttacAACGatgaactgcagtcaggtcgagaccccgatgaggacgacgagcatgcagatgagcttccttgagacggtttctgacagtttgtgcagaaattctttggttatgcaaaccgattgttgcagcagctgtccgggtggctggtcttagatgatcttggaggtgaagatgctggatgtagaggtcctgggctggtgtggttacacgtggtctgcggttgtggggccggttggatgtactgccaaattctctgaaacgcctttggagacggcttatggtagagaaatgaacatttaatTCACAAGCAACAGCTCttgtggacattcctgcagtcagcatgccaattgcatgctccctcaaaacttgcgacatctgtggaATTGTGCTgtttgataaaactgcacattttagagtggccttttattgtggccagcctaaggcacacctgtgcaataatcatgctgtctaatcaacatcttgatatgccacacctgtgaggtggatggatcatctcagcaaaggagaagtgctcactaacacagatttagacagatttgtgaacaatatttgagagaaataggccttttgtgtacatagaataAGTCTTAGtcctttgagttcagctcatgaaaaatgggggcaaaaacaaaagtgttgcgtttataattttgttcagtgtataaaCGCACATACACTCtgacaaagtgtattaaaagtgcttttatCTTAAAAAAGGGTATGCGTATGTGCGCAGGCATTTGTAATTTGAGcgcaacatcgccatccactggcctggcatgcataatacagcgtttttactCCTTTTCCCAGATCCATGTAAACACAGATCGTTTTGATAATGCTGTCTTGTGTATGTGAAACTTTTCATAAACaacttttccgtttttcatCATGTAAACGTACTCAGAGTAGCTGATTTTTGTTTATGGACAGActgaaataatgtttgtttgacTTGTAGTTCCTGCATGCAGCGGTGGAGAGGCTTGAACAGAAGATTGACAGACAAATGTCATACGAGGTACTGTAAAGATGAACTGTTTATACCTGACATTTGCCTGACAAAGTGATGATGCGTTTACTGATGTCACTCATGTCTGTTGAATAACTTGAAGCAAAGGTATCAAAGGAGTTCAGCAAGGTTCAACAGTGGTCCAAAGGTTTGTCTACTTAATTTATTTTAGCGCGtgtgtttttatctttttgtttaCACAATTAATATTGGCATGTTTTCCACAACGTAACATTTTCAACCGTATTTATGCGCATTTATTGCTGTAACATTTTACACATCTGTTAAAAGCAGGTTAAAAAAAGCATGAGGGTGTTTTCTTCATGGGATTAGTCCTTGTGTCATGATGTTTGGGCCAAAATCAACTATTACATTTGATTTGACAATTGACTTATTTTGGTCAGTTTATTATACAAAGTGATCATAtcacaaatgtcatttttaaccaCTTATTGGGATATGTACCATTTCTGGCACCTATAtacattacaaacatttttacaagGTAAAAATGTCATTCTCAGAGACAGTCAAAGGTACCCGCTGAAGGAGAGCATCTATCCTGGTCTTTGGCTGAACGTCTCGGGCCACCTGTACAGAGGAACCCACAGTGGATTCCTCCCTGGAAACGAAGCGCTATTCAGCAAGGGCCGAGCAGGGCAGATCTTCAGGTCAACAACAGTAATCAGTCAGCCAGACCATCTGGTGGTGGGAGAGGGAAAGGCCGGGGGAAAGGACGTGGTCGCCAGGGTCGTAATAATGGATCCAAGCGCCAGTCTCAGACTCCCGATCCTGCTCTGCAAACATCTGGGCTCTTGAGAGATGGGATGTTTACAGCAGAAATGGACGATCCACAGCCATCCAAGGTGATGAAGAAAAGCTCTCAGCTGTTCAAGGATTCAGAGCGTAAGCAGAAGAGGAGAAAAGGCTTGGAAGGAGACGGAGATCACAGTGAATCAGAGATGTTCAGAAAGGTGGTCACGCTTGAGGCTGATGTGGATAAGAAAGGTAGGATACAAGCTTAACGGTATTGCCAaagttgtttgtgttgtgtgatgTGTTTGGTGAATAATGAGCATCTCTACTGAGGAAACTCAACGCTGCGTTATGGCTTTGACGGTAGAGTAACCCGCATAAACAATGCAAATGCAGAAAATTTGAAAGtgcttttttttaattcatgtcatgtaaaacggcaaacagttctggggcacttttgactaccattgtaatgtttccttctatggtagtcaatgaggtccaaactgtttggttacaagcattcgtccaaaaatctttctctgagttcaaccaaacaaagaaatgtatacaggaaCAACtaaagagtgagtaattcatgacagaattttcattttggggtaaactatctctttaaaggggttgtcatttactcatcctcttgtcatttaagacctgtatgattttcttctgcaaagcacaaaagaagatattttgaagaacgttggtaaccaagcaaTGGTGGTATTAACCTCTCTTGTGAagagacaaaaccaatgcaagtcaatgggcactGCCatttttcggttaccaacattcttcaaaatatcatctttggtgttctgcagacgaaagtcatacaggtttgaaatgacaagatgagtaaatgatgaatgaatttgcatttttggatGGAATATTCCTTTAAGTATAATATGGGCTCTTAAATGTGATACACTTTTGTTATATTAGGTTTTTCTAGAAAACCATTTGACAACCTGAATTGTACAGTGTCATGAAGAGAACAAATTACCCAATGTTTTTGGAAAATAAATAGATCTGGACAAGCAAAATCTCCCTCACGTCATTGTCCCTATAGCTCAATTATAATATCAGTACAGATGTGTGATTGGCTCTTTTGTTCTTCAGTGATGATCGGGAGCTCCTTGCGGAAAGTGTGGATCCCGTTGTCTGTGTATAAGGAGGCGTTTAAAGAGACAGAGCCCCAGAAAGCACTGGTGCCAGTTCTCCATTCTCTCTTCTCTAACAGCACTCTGTCCTGCAGTGCCGTCACAGGCAATCCAGACAAAGGCATCAAGCAGCTCGACCCCAACAAAATAGAAGCACTTCGAGGTAAACACCATCTTCACTGGTTCAGTTGAATTGTAACTGAAGTAGATCTCTGGAATCCAAAACCATTTGGAAAAGCACATGTACATATAATTGCACAAGGCATAATGGAACATCTTCGATATGGATGCTGTCATAGCAGATCATGTAAAAGCCATGTGACGTTCATAAAACACAGATACCTGAATAAGATTACATTAAGCATCACACTTAAAAAAATTCAAGTATATTTGGGAGCAATAGTCTGTAACCTTTTTGTGCTTTATCAATGTTTGTCAGGACTGAAGCTAAGCCCCATATAACAtttcagaaatgttttgaaTAAAATTATGTATAACGGTTTCTGGGAATTGAATTCATGACCTACTGCTTGCACTAGTCAAGCTCCCTAACTGAATAGTGTTAAATTGTTATACTCCTGTTTGTGTTCAGAGTTTCTTGCTGAGATGTACCCACAGTACGACGTCAGCCTGAGAGGTGTGACGTGGGCAATGTGTGTTGGAGTGATCAACAACATTACCAAAGACCTCAGGAAAAAAAGCTGAAATCCCATCACATCTGCCAGAAAAAGTGATTTTGTTCTCTAATTCTTGGTCCTGCTTCAGTCTTCGATTGATTAAGACGATTATCAAAAACCAATTTGATAAACCCAAGCATTTGTGATTTATTTCAGGTTGGTGATGGTGGGAGTGACGCTGCGCTCGTTCATATCTCTACGGATTTGTGTTATTAAATCCACAATGTGACAAATACACACTTCATGTGCAACACTATCTGTTTAATTCAGTTTGATTATCTCCAGTACAGATGACATGTACAGATCAGTTTCTGTGGCTGTTATACAGAATTTAGAATAAGaaatatacagatttttttcatctATATCGTTTTAATATTTGtgttacaaaataaaattgtttttttcaagtAGTTTTGCAAGCTTGTTGGAATATACTTCAGCAAATGTTCAATTTACAGAAATACAAAGAGTAGAAAAATAACCAGTATGAATCACAAATCTGTTACTGATCGTGCTGGAGTAAAAGCCTCTCAGCGCTAGCATTTTCCTCTCTTTATGCCCATCTTCCGCTCAAATCGACACTTGCGGATGGTGCTGTTTATAGCTCCAACGCAAACCTTCCAGTCACATCCATCCTCTTCCAACTTCATCCAGGGAAAATGCTCTGACAGGTGCTCTGAAGAACAGACAGACACTCAATGACTAGGTAAAGCAATTGATTCCATCATTAATAATGAAACGTCTGCAGTCACGTGACCCAATAACGTTCAATAATGGCTTTATGGCAATAACGATGCGTATGTGACTGAACATTCCAAATGCAATGTTAGGAAACTGAAAAGAAAATGAACTTAACACTATAATTTTTTTTTGAGTAATTGCACTTGCTAATTGAATCCAGAATGTGTACTGAATTCATTAATGCATTAGGGGGAAATCGTTTTTGTAATGCAAACTGGTGTGAGTTTCATATCGGCTTTCTAGCATTTCACTGACC
Proteins encoded:
- the si:zfos-905g2.1 gene encoding uncharacterized protein si:zfos-905g2.1 isoform X1, whose protein sequence is MHDSDAVSRPQTLFNGDDGDEANSHYIVVELKDEDLKAPTEADLSIFAPVESSECEEDEDELSDSSCVSTWRRTNTRERDNWEDVAPPERQLSSGSFKGHRKPRQNFLDGKTPKRNPECSAADRGMNEALPAEEHPCYQPPPHSDSATAPVEMSGQHTSISPLAAMEPPVFPNTPVQSKSVVGEDQHNILLEVLNYCKFLHAAVERLEQKIDRQMSYEQRYQRSSARFNSGPKRQSKVPAEGEHLSWSLAERLGPPVQRNPQWIPPWKRSAIQQGPSRADLQVNNSNQSARPSGGGRGKGRGKGRGRQGRNNGSKRQSQTPDPALQTSGLLRDGMFTAEMDDPQPSKVMKKSSQLFKDSERKQKRRKGLEGDGDHSESEMFRKVVTLEADVDKKVMIGSSLRKVWIPLSVYKEAFKETEPQKALVPVLHSLFSNSTLSCSAVTGNPDKGIKQLDPNKIEALREFLAEMYPQYDVSLRGVTWAMCVGVINNITKDLRKKS
- the si:zfos-905g2.1 gene encoding treacle protein isoform X2, whose product is MHDSDAVSRPQTLFNGDDGDEANSHYIVVELKDEDLKAPTEADLSIFAPVESSECEEDEDELSDSSCVSTWRRTNTRERDNWEDVAPPERQLSSGSFKGHRKPRQNFLDGKTPKRNPECSAADRGMNEALPAEEHPCYQPPPHSDSATAPVEMSGQHTSISPLAAMEPPVFPNTPVQSKSVVGEDQHNILLEVLNYCKFLHAAVERLEQKIDRQMSYERQSKVPAEGEHLSWSLAERLGPPVQRNPQWIPPWKRSAIQQGPSRADLQVNNSNQSARPSGGGRGKGRGKGRGRQGRNNGSKRQSQTPDPALQTSGLLRDGMFTAEMDDPQPSKVMKKSSQLFKDSERKQKRRKGLEGDGDHSESEMFRKVVTLEADVDKKVMIGSSLRKVWIPLSVYKEAFKETEPQKALVPVLHSLFSNSTLSCSAVTGNPDKGIKQLDPNKIEALREFLAEMYPQYDVSLRGVTWAMCVGVINNITKDLRKKS